Within Desulfolithobacter dissulfuricans, the genomic segment CCTCCAGGTTGTCGAGAAAGTTGCGTCCCTCTTCGGTGTGATCCAGGGTCTGGTGCAGGCTGACGCAGCCGAGATGACTGACCTGGCCGAGCAGGTCATGGTATTCGTCCAGGGTCATGTCCATGGCTTCGGCCATCTCGTCCTCTTCCGGCGAGCGTCCCAGCTGCCGCTCCAGGCGGAGCATGGTCTGAGTGAGTCGGTTCTGTTTTTCGCGCAGTGAGCGGGAGAACCAGTCCAGCTTGCGCATCTCGTCGAGAATGGCCCCGCGGATCCGGTACTCGGCAAAGGTTCTGAACTTTACTCCCTTGGCTTCGTCAAACCGGTTGGCCGCGTCGATGAGTCCCACCATGGCCGCACTGGTCATGTCATCGCGGGACATAAACGAGGGAACCTGCGGCACCATGCGTTCCACCAGCAACTCCACCAGGGGCATATGCTCGCGGATCAGCTGTGAACGGTCATCCAGTGGCGGGACTTGAGGGATCATCTGTGTCAAAGTTTCTTTTGTAAATCAAATTGGTTATGTGGGTGTTTACTTGCCGAAATCGAGCAGCCTCTTCCAGAAGAACTGGATGGAGCCCTTGGGCTCCAGGTGCTGCGGCTCCTCTATCATGGTCCGGGCCAGCTTTTCAAAGGCCGCGCTGGTCTTGCCGGCCGGGTGGAGCTCGACAATCACCTTCTGCTTGCGGATGGCGTCGATCATCTGCCGGTCCTGGGGTATCGAGCCCAGGTAGTCGATGGATATATCCAGGTAGCGGTTGGCGACCATGGTCAGCTTGCGGAACACGTCCAGGGCCTCGTCCTCGCTGCGGATACAGTTGACGATCAGGTTGAAGTGCTTTTCATGGTACTGGGTGGAGAGCAGCTTCATCAGCGCGTAGGCGTCGGTGATGGCGGTGGGTTCCGGGGTGGTGACCACCAGGATCTCCTGGGCCGCAGTGTTGAAATAGGTGACATTTTCCGAGATCCCGGCCTCGGTGTCGATGAGAACGATATCGAACTGGCTGTGCATGGCGTCCAGGGCTTCCAGCAACCGCATCTTCTGCCGGGTGTCCAGTCTGGTAAAGCGCTGGACTCCGGAACCGGCCGGGAGAATCATAATGCCCTCGGGTCCACGGACCAGGATCGATTCCAGGTCGATGTTGCCGGAAAAGAAATGGTTGAGGTTGTAGCGCGGGGCCAGACCGAAGACCACGTCGATGTTGGCCAGGCCCAGGTCCGCGTCCAGGATAAGGACCCGCTTGCCCATGCGGGCCAGCAGCACGGCCGTGTTGGCCACCACCGCTGTCTTGCCGACCCCGCCCTTGCCGCTGGTCACGGAAAAGACCCGGGTTGTGTGGCCGGCCTGGTCGGAGATGCCGGGATCGTCAAAGTTGCGGGCCCGAAGCGTCCGGGCCTGGTCATTGTATTCTACTGCGTTGTCAGCCATGATGCAGAGTCCTGTTGGTATCCATGATCAGCCCGGCAATGGTCTGTGGATCCGGGGTGATGATGTCTTCTGGTACACGCTGTCCGTTGGTAAGAAAGGAAATCGGAGTGCCTTTCTTGATGTGCATGTTGAGGAGCACGCCCAGCAGGGCGCACTCGTCTATCTTGGTGAAGATCAGGTTATCGATGGCCAGGCAGCCAAAGCGGAGGATGATCTCGTCGAGCTCCTCCTCCCGGGTGGTCGCAGAAAGAACCAGGTGGTTCTCGATCTCCAGGTGCGGTCGGAGAAACCCGGTCATCTCCTCGATATCCAGGTTGTTGCGGGGACTGCGGCCGGCGGTGTCGATTAGGATGAGTTCCTTGTCCCTGTGCCTCTCAAGGGCTCTGTCCATGTCTTCGGGCCGAATGACCACCTCCACCGGCAGTTTCATTATTTCGCCGTATACCTTGAGCTGTTCCACGGCCGCGATACGGTAGGTATCGATGGTGATGAGGGCGATGCTCGCCGAGTGACGGCTCAGGTAGTTGGCCGCGATCTTGGCAATGGTGGTGGTCTTGCCCACTCCGGTGGGCCCTATGAGAGCGATACGCTTCTGCCCGGGATCCTTGGTGGAGAGGGGCTGGCTGGTACGGAACAGTCCGGTGATGGTGGTGGTCAGAAAGTCGTCCAGAGTAGCGGTATCGGGCAGCTTGTCGCCAAAATTCTGGCGGGTGAACTGGGCAATGGTGCTGGCGGCTTCGCTGTTGATCCCGAGCCGGGCCAGTCGGTTCATGATAGGGTGGTCCGCCACGGACTGGTCGCCGGGAGGCTGGAGGTATTCCGGTTCCACGTAGGGCCTGGCAACATTTTGGTTGTTTATCCCGGCCAGCCGTTCGCTCAGGCCGTGTATCAGGTTGCGCAGTTCACTTAGTTCCTCTCGTATGGCCGGGTCCGGCCTGTCCGCAGTCGAGGCTGCCTCGTTTCCGGGCGCGGACGATGTGGATTCGGTCTTTTTCCACAGGGCTTCATAGGTGAGTTCGTTGTCCTCGGGCCCGACCACTGCCTGGCCAAGCAGGGACTGGCGTTCCGGATCCGGCAGCCCGGTCTCGCTTGCAGGCCAGGGTTTGTCAATGGCCGCGGTTATCTCGAGGATAGGTTTGCCAAGCATGCCCATCTTGCCGCGGCGCACGGTCCGGGTCGAGAGGATGAGGGCGTCCGGCCCCAGGGCCTCCTTGACCTTTTTCAGGCCGCTTGCCATGTCCTGGGCTTCAAAAACTTTAACCTGCATCGATGGTCACCGTACCGAGGGATTGGATTTTCATGTTGCTGGCTATCTCGTTGTGGGAGAGCACTGCCAGGTTTGGATAATAGCGTTCGGTGAGGCGCCGGACATGGGGCCGGATCTGTGGAATGACCAACAGGACAGGCTGCTGTCCGGGCGGAAAATTGTTGAGCATGTTGCCCAGGGAATCGAGGATCTTCTGGGCGATCTGCGGATCCAGGGCCAGGAAGCTGCCATGTTCCCGGTGCTGGATGGATTTCTGGATGGTTTCTTCCACGCCGCGGTCCATGGTGATCACCGGCAGGGTGCCGTCGGGCTGGACATACTGCGAGGAGATGGAACGGGCAAGAGCATGGCGAACATACTCGGTCAGAACGTCGGTGTCCTGGGTCATGGGTGCGTAATCGGCCATGGTCTCCAGGATGGTGCGCAGGTCACGGATGGAAACACCTTCACGGAGCAGGTTCTGCAGGACCCGCATGATGGTGCCCAGGCTGAGCACACCCGGGATCAGGTCCTCGACCAGCTTGGGATAGGTCTTGGCCAGGTTGTCGATCAGGTCCTGGGTCTCCTGGCGGCCGAGCAGCTCATGGGCATGCTGCTTGATGATCTCGCTTATATGGGTGGCCATGACCGTGGTGCAGTCCACCACCGTATATCCGGCGATCTGGGCCTGCTCCCGCTTGTCCTCGGTGATCCAGATGGCCGGCAGGCCAAAAGCCGGCTCCTGGGTCGGGATACCCTTTATGGTCTCTGTCACCGTGCCCGGATCCATGGCCATATAATAGCCGGGCATCATCTCGGCGGTGGCGATCTGGACGCCCTTGAGGCTGATCACGTACTGGTTGGGGCTGAGCTGCAGGTTATCCTTGATATGGACCGGTGGGACGATGAAGCCCGAGGTCATGGCAAACTGTTTGCGGATGGCCTGGATTCGCTGGAGCAGCTCACCGTCCTGGGAGGCATCGACAAAGGGGATCAGCCCGTAGCCCACTTCCAGTTCGATGAGATCCACGGTGAGCATGGCCTCGTAGTTTTCTTCCTTGGCAACCACCGGTTCGGGACGTTCGACCATGGCCTCTTCCAGTTTCTTCTTTTCCGCCTGGTCGATCCGCCAGGCCAGAAAGGCCATGGTGGAGGCGATGATCAGGAAGGGGAAAAAGGGCAGGCCCGGGATCAGGGCAAAGAGGAGCAGAATACAGGAGACCACCCACAGCGCTTTGGAGTAGCGGGTGAACTGTTCCTTGAGCTCGGTACCGAAATCATCCTGGCCCGCGGCCCGGGTGACCAGCATACCGGCGGCGGTGGAGATGATCAGGGCCGGAACCTGACCCACCAGGCCATCACCGATGGTGAGGATGGTGTAGTTCTGGGCCGCTTCGGCCATAGGCATGCCCTTCTGCATCACGCCGATGATAAAGCCGGCCCCGATATTGATGATGGTGATAATGATGCCGGCAATGGCATCGCCCCGGACAAACTTGGAGGCACCGTCCATGGCCCCGTGGAAGTTGGCCTCGTTGGAGATCTCCTCGCGGCGGCGGCGGGCCTCGGTCTCGTCGATGAGCCCGGCGTTCAGGTCGGCGTCGATGGCCATCTGTTTGCCGGGCATGGCATCGAGCGTGAATCGTGCCGCGACCTCGGCAATCCGGCCGGCACCCTTGGTGATGACGATGAAGTTGATGATCACCAGGATGACAAAGATAACCAGACCGACCACGTACGATCCACCGACCACGAACTGGCCAAAGGCCTTGATCACCGATCCGGCCGCTCCCAACCCTTCATTCCCGTGGAGAAGGATCAATCGGGTGGAGGCGACGTTGAGGGAGAGACGGAACAGGGTGGTGGCCAGCAGGATGGAGGGAAAGATGGAAAACTCCACCGCTTTTTTCGTGTAGAGACTGATGATCAGAATCAGGATGGCCAGGGTGATGTTCAGCGACAGGCACAGGTCCAGTACCAGGGGCGGCAGCGGAATGATCATCAGCATCAGGATGCCGATCAGGGCCAGGGAGGCCCAGATGTCACTGCGTCCCATCAGCTCGCCAAACCGCTCCTGGCTGAAAAATGTCTGTTGTCCGACCGATTCCATTACTTGGTTTTATGTCCTTTCAGGGAGTATACATGGGCCAGTATCTCGGCCACTGCCCGGAAAAGTTCCTCGGGTATGGCCTGGCCTATCTCCACCTTGGAATGCAATAATCTTGCCACTGGCGGATTTTCTACGATGGGAATATCGTGTTCCCGGGCCAGTTCGCGGATTTTTCCGGCCACCAGTTCCTGCCCTTTTGCCAGTACTACCGGCGCTTCCATCTCACCCATGCGGTACTGGACGGCCACGGCTATCCGGGTCGGATTAGTGATAACCACGTCGGCATCCGGGACTGATGCCATCATCCGGCTGCGGGCCATCTGCTGCTGGATGGAACGGATTTTTGACTTGATGTGCGGATCACCCTCGGTATCCTTCATCTCCTCTTTCTGTTCCTGCTTGGTCATCTTCATCTTTTCTTCCATCTCCCAGCGGACAAAGCCGTAGTCGAGGATGGCCAGCACAATCATGATGCCGCTGGTCTTGAGCAGGACCTTCCAGGCCACCATGCCAAGATAGCGCACCGATTCAAACATGGCTGTATCTCCCAGGACAAGGGCCTTGCCAAATTCGCCCTCGATGGTCTTGAAGGCAACGTAGCCGATCAGCAGGACCTTGAGGGTTGATTTGATGATCTCCACCATGGATCGCTTGGAGAAAAAGCGGCCCATGCCCTTGATGGGGTCGAGTTTGCTGAAATCGGGCACTAGAGGCTTGGTGGTGAACAGCCAGCCGATCTGGAGAAAGGTGGCGAAAAAACCGATGATCATGGCCACCAGGAACAGGGGTGCCATGAGCAGGGCCAGCTGCTTGAAGAGAAAGCCGGTGAACCGGTACATGGAGGACGGGGTGATGGTGAATTCGCCGGCATTGCCCCAGATGGCGGCAATCAGCCGGGAAAGGTGATCCCAGAATACAGGGGCATAGATCCACCAGAAGAGCAGCATGGCTGTGAAGAGCGCCGCCGTGGCCACTTCGCGACTTTGGGCCACCTGTCCTTTCTCGCGAAAATCCTGCCGTCGTTTCGCGGATGGGGATTCTGTACGTTCACCTGAAGGGGTATCTTCCGCCATGGGTCACTGGACAAAAAAACTGGAGAAAACAGCGGAACCTTTCCGCCGGCATCGACATCATCTACAATTTATGCAAACCTCGCACCGGAAGGGAGATGGTGGCCAGGTTCTGCTGCTACGGTGAAGAGAATGGGAGGAACAGGGGGAAAACCGGTCCACCGGGCCGTCCGCGACCGGAGCGCGGGAACGTTGCCTCTGCTGGATTATCTGAGGAGTTCAAAGATACGGAGAAAGTTTTCACCCATCGTGTCAAATTCCCGACGCAGGATCAGAATGACCGAGTTCAGTGTCAAACCTATGACAATGAAGGCGATGCCGATGTTGATCGGAAAGGAGAGCATGAAGACGTTGAGCTGGGGAAAGACCCGGGCCAGGATGCCCAGCACCATGTTGGACAGCAGGAGGATGACGAGAATCGGGGCCGAGAACTTTACCCCGAGGAGAAACATTTTGGATCCCAGGTCCATGAGCAGTTCCACCGCCCCACCGGAAAAATCGAGATATCCCGGCGGCAGTAGCTGGTATGATTCTACAATGACCCGGAAAAACATGTGGTGGACATTGAGGGCCAGGAAGATGAGGATGGCCAGGACGTTCTGGAACTGGCTCATCAGGGAAAGCTGCTGGGTGGTCTGAGGATCGAAAATATTGGCGGCGGCAAAACCCATCTGGTAGCCGATGATGGTGCCGCCGAAGTTCACAGCCGTGAAGATGAGGTTGGCCGTAAGTCCGATCATGAGACCGATGAGGATCTCGTTGGCCATGAGCAGGCCCAGTTCCATGGGCCGATAGGCGATATCCGGGGTGTAGGGGGCCATGAGGGGAAAGAGCAGCAGGGCGGTGCCGAAGATGAGTCCCAGCTTGACCTGGGGCGGGATCTGCCGGCTGCTGAAGACCGGGATGGCCCCGATCAGGGCCCCGACACGGGAGGCGCAGATCAGGAAATTTTCGAACTGCTGGAGGGGAACGAGCTGAATATCCATCCCGTCTACTGGCCAACAGTGGCAATACCGCTTATCAGGCCGGTGGTGAAGGTAATGACCAGGTTCATGATCCAGGGGCCGAAGATGAGCAGGGTGATGAACACGGCGACGATTTTCGGAATAAAGGTCATGGTCTGCTCGTTGATCTGGGTCGCCGCCTGAAAAACACTGATGAGGAGCCCCACCAGCAGGGCTGCGATCAGCATGGGGCCGGAGGCAAGCAGGACGGTCTCAACGGCTTTTCTGCCTATGGATACAACAGTTTCAGGGCTCATGGGATCACCGGCTCAGATATTTTTTCATGCCTTGTTCGTTCCACAGGACAAGCTTTTTACCCCTGTAGAGCTGCTGGAAAAAGATCTCGTCCTGGTTGATGGCTCTGTCCACGGGTTCATAGGTGATGAGAAGGGATTTCTCATGGTTTTCAACATAGTTACGGAGGTCATTTATCCGGTGGGCAACGAGTACCGGTCTGGTCAGGCGACCGGTGAACTGAAACTGGCCGTAGTACTTGCCCTTGTTTATCAGGGTGTACCCCTGCTCTTCCCTGGCCTTGAGGATCCTGGCAACGTCCCGGATATCATAGCGCTGAAAAAAACGGTCCCCGCTTACCAGGAGCAGGCAGATGAGCGCAGCCGATGAAAGCCCGGTCCAGGTGACCAGGGGTTCGATTTCCCTGTTCCTGAGAACAAGAAAGACAAGACCCGTGGTGATCAGGCCCAGGGCCAGGAGGCCGGTCCGGAAGAGGAGGATATCAGCGGAGCTGCCCTCCAATGGAAGGTAACGCAATAAATATACCAGAATGCCAAGCAGGATGTACAGGGTCGCCGGCGGATAGTACCAGCGGCTCGAACTGGTGTCGGCAGGGAAGGTGGTGATGTTGCGGGCCAGTAGCAGGCTGAAGGCGGGAATGAGCGGTACCAGGTAATAGATCTGCTTGCCGCTGATCAGCGAGAGAACAGCCAGGGAGGACAGGGCCCAGACAGTGGGAAAACACCGGCCTGGATCTTTTCTGACCATGGCAAAGCCGCTCCACACCGGCCTGAGAAGAATCCAGGGCAGGAGCAGGACCGGGACCAGGGGCAGGTACCACCACCAGGGGTGTCGATGGGCAAAGGAGGAGACCACCCGGTTCACTGTCTGGCCCCAGAGGATGTCCTGACGGTAGCCCTCTCCACCCGTCATGACCGCAGGAATGAGCCAGAGGGAAACCAACCCCAGGCCGATGCCAAGGGCCAGCAGGAGCCCACCGTACCATCTTTTGATCTGCACGGATCGCGGCAGCCATAGAAAGCCCAGCAGGGCGACGGGCAGCACATGGACCAGGATAACCGGTCCCTTGGTCAACAGGCCGCCGCCCAGTCCCAGACCGACAAGGAGCCATGGTTTCATGTTCTTCGCCTGTCCGGCCTTCAGCAGGCCGTAGATCCCCAGCAGGACCCAGAAGGTCAGGACGATATCGAACATGATCAGCGAGGACCAGATCAGGTAGAGCAGGCAGGACGCGGTGATGATGGCCGCGTACCTGGCTGTACGGCTGTCCCGCCACAGTTGCAGGCCGATGCGGTAGATCAGGAGGATATTGAGCAGACTAAAGAGCAGCGGGATAGCCCGAAGAGTCCGTTCGTTTACCCCGAAAAGCCACCAGTCCAGGTTAATGAGCCAGAACAGCAGTGGTGGCTTGTGGGAATAGGGAAGACCGTTCAGGTGGGGAACGATGTAGGAGTTGTTCAGGTGCATCTCCCAGGCCACCGCCAGGTATCGTGTCTCATCGATGGGCATGGGCGGCATGCAGAGGATGAACAGCAGCCCTGGCAGGAGGAGGATAAGGCAAGGAAGCCATAGTTCCCTACATGGTTTCACGGTGTTTTTCCTTGTAGATGAAATAGAGGTTTCTCAGGTAGATGAACGAGCCCATGGACTGCCCGAGTATGAACACCGGATCCCGACGATGGATCGCGTAGGAGAGCAGAACCAGGGAACCGGCTATGCTGAAGTACCAGAACAGTTCCGGAACCACGCTCTTTTTACTTTTTTCGGTGGCGATCCACTGGATGATGAATCGCATGGTGAAGAAAAACTGGCCGGTGAGCCCGATACCGATCCAGACGGTTTCATTTGCTGTCATTAATCTTCTATCCTGAGTTCCATAACTTTGGATCTCCTCTGGAGCCAGGAGACGCCCATTATGTCGATGATACCGGCAAACAGCCTGTTCATGGTGCCGTAGTGCGAGGTGCCGTGTTTCCTTTCCCGGTGGGAGACTTCCACCGAGACCACCTGCCCACCCCGCATCTGCACCAGGGCCGGGAGAAAACGGTGCATGTGATCGAAAAAAGGAAGACGCTCAAAGGTGGCCTTGTAAAACACCTTCAGGCCACAGCCCGTATCCGGGGTCCCGTCCTTGAGCAGATACCCCCGCACCGCATTGGCCAGTCTGGACGAGACGATACGCCACCAGGAATCGTTTCTCTTTCTGCGAAATCCTGCCACCATCTGGAGTCCTGGGGGGCTCTGCTCCAGGAGCCGGTCCAGAAGTCGGGGGATATCGGCAGGGTTGTTCTGTCCGTCCCCGTCCATGGTGACGATGATATCGCCCCGGGCACGGTAGACACCGGTGGCCAGGGCGGCACTCTGGCCATAATTCTCCTTGTGCTGCAGGATTCTGAGTTCGGGTGTGTCCTGCTTGAGACGCTGGAGAATGGCTAGGGTGTTGTCACTGCTGGCGTCGTCAACGGTTATTATTTCATAAGGATACTCCAGGCGGGCCGCCTGGATCTCCCTGATGAGTCCTTCAATATTTTCCGCCTCGTTATGGACGGGTAGTACCACAGATATAAATGTCATGTTCAGTCGTTGTCCTGTCGGGATTCGAAAAAAAAACGAGAGGATAAGAAATCCGTGATCTTTTCCGGGCACAGAAATGACCACGGATGCTGGTGCGATCTGTGCCCGGAAAAAAGCTGTTGGTCCCATCCCGGGAGAAGCATAGTACCAGAAAATATTTGTTCCAGAAAGAGTTGAGCCAGAACCAGGCCAAAACAGACAGCGATGTCCGGAACGGTCTGAGGGATGAAACGCCAGGACAAAGCAGGAGCCATGTTCTCTCCAGGCCTCCTGGCCGGACTTTGCCAGGGATCGTTGTCGTTGGCCAGGTTAAGAATGATTGATAAAAAAGAATGGCTATCCGAAAAAATGTGGTACCATGGGCTGGGTAGGGGTCGGAAATCTGAAATCCGTGACAGGAGGAGTGCTATGTCAGTTGTGAAGTGGCTACTATACGGTCTCGTCGGCGCCATTGTCCTGATGGTTCTTGCCATTATCGTTCTACCCCTGGTGATGGACAACGAAGCCTTGAAAAAACAGCTTGCCAGTCGGATCGAGCAGAAAACCGGGCACAGTTTCCAGATCGAAGGACCTCTCCAGTGGTCGGTCTTTCCCTGGATAGGCCTGGAGATCGGCCGGGTCACGGTGGGGAACGCGCCGGGCTTTGGCGACGAGCCCCTGGCCACAGTGGAAGAACTTGATGTGAAGGTGGCGCTCAAGCCTCTTTTTCTCAAACAGGTGGTGGCCGATACCGTTTTTCTACGGGGAGTACGCCTCAATCTGGTCCGAAACAGCGCTGGCCGGGGAAACTGGGAAATTTTCGTTTCGGATGAGAAGGAGCAGGGAAAGAAGGTTCAGAAAAAGAAAACTCCTGAAAAAAGCGGCGAGCCGGCAGGTGGTGGCCTGGTCCTGGAACTCAACGGCCTGGCCATGGAGGATGTCACCCTTCGCTTTGAGGATCAGCAGAAAGATTCCACCATTGAGATACGTGATCTTGCCCTCGATATCGGCAAGCTGGTCCCGGATAGTCCTGTACCGGTTCAGCTCTGGTTCGGGCTGGCCAGCACCGAGCCGGACCTGAATCTCAAGGTGGGGTTGACCTCCAGCTTTTCAATGTCCCGGGACTGGCAACGTCTTGATCTCCTGGACCTGGGGGTGGATCTGAAGGTTTTTGGAGCCGGATTGCCGGACCAGGGGCTGCATTTTGAACTGACCGGTGACCTGGGGTTGGACCGGGCACAGGAGGAATTGAGAGTCTCCGAACTGTTCCTCTCCGGTCCGGGCACGGAGATCTCCACCAGCCTGAAGGTGACCGGGCTGGATGGGCAACCCCGGGTGAGCGGGAAGCTGGATCTGAAACAGGTCAATCCAAGAGAGCTTATGCAGCAGCTTGGCCTGGCCCTGAAGACCAGGGATCGCGAGGCCCTGACCAGGCTTTCAGGAACCGTGGCCGTCATCCAGGAGGGTGATACTCTGGCACTGAAGCCGGTTTCCCTGCAACTCGATGACACTGCCGTGGCAGGAGATATACGGGTGCTCTCGTTTGCCGGCCCTGTGGTCCGGGCCAGGATTACGATGGATGATATCGACCTGGACCGCTATCTTCCGCCTGGATCGGAAAAGGAAAAAATATCTCCGCCCGGATCTGCTTCAGACAGGGAGCCGACGATTGCCGCCACGAGTCAGGACCAGGAGAAGGGAGAGCCCCCTTCTTTTGACGCCCTTCGCCGCCTTGACATGGAAGCGGAACTCCGGGTGGGAGGTCTCAAGGTGCGCAACCTGCGGCTGCAAAAGATTGTCGTGGATATGTCGGCCAGGGACGGCATGATCAGGCTGCAGCCTGTACAGGCTGAACTCTATGATGGACATTTTTCTGGAGACTTCCTGGTAGATCTGCGGCAGGATACCCCGAAATTTCAGGTCAGCAAGAATCTTGTCGGAATCAGCATCGGGTCGCTTCTTAAGGATCTTTCCGGCAAGGAGCAGCTGATCGGTACCGGTGACGTCCATGTCGATGTGGCCACAGAGGGTCTGGCCGAGTCCATGATGACCAGGCATATGAACGGAACCATGTCGTTTGTCCTCAAAGACGGGTCCTACAAAGGGTTCAACCTGGCCCAGGCCATCCGTCGGGCCCAGGCCGCGCTTGCCGGCCAGGAGGTGGCGGCTGACCAGGCCCAGAAGACCGACTTCACCGAACTGCGGGGCAGCGCGGTTATCCGTCAGGGCGTGGTTGAGAACAGGGATCTCTACATGGCCTCACCGGTCCTCCGGGTCACTGGCAAGGGGAAGATAGATCTGGTGCGGAAAATGCTCGACTACCAGGTCACGGCCAAGGTGGTTGGCTCCCTGGCCGGCCAGGGCGGCAAGAGTGGGGACGAACTCAGAGGTCTTGCTGTACCGGTGCGGATAAAGGGGCCGCTGGACAAACCATCGTACGGGGTGGATATGGAGGCAGCCCTGAAGGCCGGTGCTGAGCAGCAACTGGAGAAAAAGAAACAGGAGCTCCTGGACAAGGCAACCGAGAAGATACAGGACCGGATGGGTGGCCAGCTGCTGAAGGGGCTCCTGGGGCAGTAGGCCGGCCGGCCCGCTTAACCGAAGCTCTGCATGAGCGAGCCCACCACCAGGGCCCAGCCGTCCACGAGGACAAAGAGCAGCAGTTTGAAGGGCAGGGAGATAATGATCGGCGGCAGCATCATCATGCCCATGGACATCAGGACCGAGGCAACGATCATGTCGATGACCAGAAACGGTACATAGAT encodes:
- a CDS encoding glycosyltransferase family 2 protein; the encoded protein is MTFISVVLPVHNEAENIEGLIREIQAARLEYPYEIITVDDASSDNTLAILQRLKQDTPELRILQHKENYGQSAALATGVYRARGDIIVTMDGDGQNNPADIPRLLDRLLEQSPPGLQMVAGFRRKRNDSWWRIVSSRLANAVRGYLLKDGTPDTGCGLKVFYKATFERLPFFDHMHRFLPALVQMRGGQVVSVEVSHRERKHGTSHYGTMNRLFAGIIDIMGVSWLQRRSKVMELRIED
- a CDS encoding AsmA family protein; translated protein: MKWLLYGLVGAIVLMVLAIIVLPLVMDNEALKKQLASRIEQKTGHSFQIEGPLQWSVFPWIGLEIGRVTVGNAPGFGDEPLATVEELDVKVALKPLFLKQVVADTVFLRGVRLNLVRNSAGRGNWEIFVSDEKEQGKKVQKKKTPEKSGEPAGGGLVLELNGLAMEDVTLRFEDQQKDSTIEIRDLALDIGKLVPDSPVPVQLWFGLASTEPDLNLKVGLTSSFSMSRDWQRLDLLDLGVDLKVFGAGLPDQGLHFELTGDLGLDRAQEELRVSELFLSGPGTEISTSLKVTGLDGQPRVSGKLDLKQVNPRELMQQLGLALKTRDREALTRLSGTVAVIQEGDTLALKPVSLQLDDTAVAGDIRVLSFAGPVVRARITMDDIDLDRYLPPGSEKEKISPPGSASDREPTIAATSQDQEKGEPPSFDALRRLDMEAELRVGGLKVRNLRLQKIVVDMSARDGMIRLQPVQAELYDGHFSGDFLVDLRQDTPKFQVSKNLVGISIGSLLKDLSGKEQLIGTGDVHVDVATEGLAESMMTRHMNGTMSFVLKDGSYKGFNLAQAIRRAQAALAGQEVAADQAQKTDFTELRGSAVIRQGVVENRDLYMASPVLRVTGKGKIDLVRKMLDYQVTAKVVGSLAGQGGKSGDELRGLAVPVRIKGPLDKPSYGVDMEAALKAGAEQQLEKKKQELLDKATEKIQDRMGGQLLKGLLGQ